A single genomic interval of Cucumis sativus cultivar 9930 chromosome 5, Cucumber_9930_V3, whole genome shotgun sequence harbors:
- the LOC105435564 gene encoding uncharacterized protein LOC105435564: protein MDQYYDTCESKGIGKVRWQRRGRRGGRHGGGGGGSVHMKMRKLQRLIPGGRRLKPDRLFLKTADYIMQLRSQVHVLQALSKIYDPTLSNY, encoded by the coding sequence ATGGATCAATATTATGATACTTGTGAGAGCAAAGGAATTGGGAAAGTGAGGTGGCAGAGGAGAGGGAGGCGCGGTGGACGGCACggaggtggtggtggtggttcCGTCCATATGAAGATGAGAAAACTGCAGCGCCTCATCCCTGGAGGGCGGAGGCTGAAACCGGACCGGTTGTTCTTGAAAACGGCGGATTATATAATGCAATTGAGGTCTCAAGTTCATGTTTTACAAGCACTTTCCAAGATTTATGACCCTACACTTTCTAATTACTGA